In a single window of the Zea mays cultivar B73 chromosome 5, Zm-B73-REFERENCE-NAM-5.0, whole genome shotgun sequence genome:
- the LOC103625972 gene encoding uncharacterized protein has protein sequence MVVGEQDYYYSSSDSDDEDVSRYVFLARQPVPVGRHHPEEDDRDASFANDDDDGDGGDGTAGEEESEGGVCRRKKRPLLEILDDDAPPPTKKAQVELIIASPLATQTPPSGSESNLASPPLAGESGSEGSHEHRAPREQGRAKNATKNQRGACGKRGRSSGCDVDGDRDAHRHAVAVAAKTGASSSATSGRFTFTCSLCDRCFDSHQALGGHVLGHHRKRAKIAIAAGAVHDVVDDKVHGKGKGGVGEPVFAGSHDIAVSSGHGFTYGNSRSDKKMDIGTASPNRKVVVAGTCREGANGNGNGHGDGCRTRYKCKVCGTECLTGRALGGHMGKHQKRLPVGGGGKADRSPSPATRTTTARPLAQLFGAERLQREIRPS, from the coding sequence ATGGTGGTTGGGGAGCAGGACTACTACTATTCTagttccgactccgacgacgaggacgtcaGCCGCTACGTGTTCCTCGCACGGCAGCCCGTGCCCGTGGGCCGCCACCACCCGGAGGAGGACGATCGAGACGCGAGCTTTGCGAATGATGACGACGACGGTGATGGTGGCGATGGAACGGCGGGGGAGGAGGAATCGGAAGGAGGCGTCTGTAGGAGGAAGAAGAGGCCTCTCCTGGAGATCTTGGACGACGACGCCCCGCCGCCGACCAAGAAGGCCCAGGTCGAACTGATCATCGCGTCGCCGCTGGCGACGCAGACGCCACCGAGCGGTTCGGAGTCGAACTTAGCGTCCCCGCCTTTGGCCGGGGAGTCCGGGAGCGAGGGGAGCCACGAGCATCGCGCTCCAAGAGAGCAAGGAAGGGCCAAGAACGCGACAAAGAACCAGCGGGGCGCGTGCGGCAAGCGAGGCAGGAGTTCGGGCTGCGATGTGGATGGCGACCGGGACGCGCATCGGCACGCTGTGGCGGTGGCGGCAAAGACTGGCGCGTCGTCCAGCGCAACCTCGGGGCGCTTCACCTTCACCTGCAGCCTATGCGACAGGTGCTTCGATAGCCATCAGGCGCTCGGGGGACATGTCCTTGGACACCACCGGAAGAGAGCCAAGATCGCCATTGCCGCAGGAGCAGTTCATGACGTCGTCGATGACAAGGTCCATGGCAAGGGCAAGGGCGGCGTTGGGGAGCCCGTGTTTGCAGGAAGCCATGACATCGCTGTATCATCAGGCCATGGCTTCACATATGGCAACTCCAGAAGCGACAAGAAGATGGACATTGGCACGGCAAGCCCCAACCGAAAGGTCGTCGTCGCTGGAACGTGCCGCGAGGGTGCCAATGGCAACGGCAACGGCCACGGTGACGGCTGCAGGACGCGGTACAAGTGCAAGGTGTGTGGAACGGAATGCCTCACAGGGCGCGCGCTCGGTGGCCATATGGGGAAGCACCAGAAGCGACTACCAGTCGGTGGTGGTGGCAAGGCAGACAGGTCGCCTAGTCCAGCGACGCGGACGACGACTGCCAGACCTTTGGCGCAGCTGTTCGGCGCCGAGAGGTTGCAGAGAGAGATAAGACCTAGTTGA